From one Sulfurimonas sp. HSL-3221 genomic stretch:
- a CDS encoding YebC/PmpR family DNA-binding transcriptional regulator has product MGRAFEYRRAAKEKRWGNMSRIFPKLAKTITMAAKAGGPDPDMNPQLRLAIQTAKAQNMPKDNIEAAIKRASGKDAADIAEVNFEGKGPHGALIFVECATDNNNRSVANVRSYFNKSGGELLKTGSLEFMFDRKAVFEFEKTDAMDLEEMELELIDAGLEELDENEGTVYVNGDYTSFGSLQEALEGMGIEVKKASLQRLPNNPQSFTEEQMEEVEKLIDKLEEDDDVQAVYTNIE; this is encoded by the coding sequence ATGGGTAGAGCGTTTGAATACCGCCGCGCGGCGAAAGAGAAGCGCTGGGGCAATATGTCCCGGATTTTTCCGAAACTGGCCAAAACGATCACGATGGCGGCCAAAGCGGGGGGACCGGACCCCGATATGAACCCGCAGCTGCGTCTGGCGATCCAGACCGCCAAAGCGCAGAACATGCCCAAGGACAACATCGAGGCGGCGATCAAGCGCGCCAGCGGGAAAGACGCCGCGGACATCGCCGAGGTCAATTTTGAGGGCAAAGGGCCGCACGGCGCGCTGATCTTCGTCGAGTGCGCGACGGACAACAACAACCGCAGCGTCGCCAACGTGCGCAGCTACTTCAACAAAAGCGGGGGCGAACTGCTCAAAACCGGTTCACTCGAGTTCATGTTCGACCGCAAAGCGGTCTTCGAATTTGAAAAAACGGACGCGATGGATCTTGAGGAGATGGAGCTTGAGCTGATCGATGCCGGTCTTGAAGAGCTGGACGAGAACGAGGGCACCGTTTACGTCAACGGCGACTATACCAGTTTCGGTTCACTCCAGGAAGCCCTGGAGGGGATGGGAATCGAAGTGAAGAAGGCCTCCTTGCAGCGCCTTCCGAACAATCCGCAGAGCTTCACCGAGGAGCAGATGGAAGAGGTCGAGAAGCTGATCGACAAACTTGAAGAGGACGATGACGTCCAGGCCGTCTACACGAACATCGAATAA
- the gyrB gene encoding DNA topoisomerase (ATP-hydrolyzing) subunit B, which produces MEQNYGAGNIKVLKGLEAVRKRPGMYIGDTGHRGLHHLVYEVVDNSIDEAMAGYCDTITVTLTKAGTAIIGDNGRGIPTDMHPTENISAATVVLTVLHAGGKFDKDTYKVSGGLHGVGVSVVNALSSNLHMTIHRDGKIHEQDFKQGIPQEILEVTGNTRKHGTTIEFAPDPSIFTETVIFEYDYLARRFKELAYLNPRIKIIFKDERDGRSETYHFEGGITQFVSDLNKKIQVASPYEYNAKIEDIELDIALMYNDSFEEKVYSFVNNIRTPNGGTHEAGFRAALTRVISTYNSQNGNAKEKDVKLSGEDTGEGLIAVVSVRVPEPQFEGQTKGKLGNTYVRPLVQKASYEQLSKYFEENPIEAKAIVQKALMAARGREAAKKARDLTRRKDSMSVGTLPGKLADCQSKDATISELYLVEGDSAGGSAKQGRDRVFQAILPLKGKILNVEKARLDKILKSDEITNMITALGCGIGEEFDEEKLRYHKIIIMTDADVDGSHIQTLLLTFFFRYFPTIVENGYLYLAQPPLYRYKKGKKEIYFKNDRVMNDFLIENGVESLEIEGIGHNDLVSYFKMVDHYNSSLEALERRYSLVSLIRHFIENPDIIGLDSEKMYAEVERFLAERGNNILSKLVSEEEIHLFVQTGEGMEELRINDELFSAPHFNEAQFVYDKMKEWGIDIGGDPLEILEEIKEYARKGSYIQRYKGLGEMNPEQLWETTMTPENRVLLRVNIEDAEAASDAFNLFMGDEVEPRRNYIETHAKDVKHLDV; this is translated from the coding sequence ATGGAACAAAATTACGGCGCAGGCAATATTAAAGTCCTCAAAGGACTCGAGGCCGTACGTAAACGTCCGGGGATGTATATCGGTGATACGGGCCATCGCGGTCTGCACCATCTCGTCTACGAAGTCGTCGACAACTCCATCGACGAAGCAATGGCCGGATACTGTGACACGATCACCGTAACGCTCACCAAAGCCGGTACCGCGATCATTGGCGACAACGGGCGCGGGATTCCGACCGATATGCACCCGACCGAGAATATTTCCGCCGCCACCGTCGTTCTGACCGTCCTGCATGCCGGGGGGAAATTCGACAAGGATACCTACAAGGTCTCAGGTGGTCTGCACGGGGTCGGTGTCTCCGTCGTCAACGCCCTCAGTAGCAACCTCCACATGACGATCCACCGCGACGGCAAGATCCATGAACAGGATTTCAAACAGGGGATTCCCCAGGAGATCCTCGAGGTAACGGGAAATACCCGCAAACACGGAACAACGATTGAATTTGCTCCGGATCCCTCAATCTTTACCGAAACGGTTATTTTCGAGTACGACTACCTTGCCAGACGTTTCAAAGAACTCGCCTACCTCAACCCGAGAATCAAGATCATCTTCAAGGATGAGCGCGACGGCAGAAGCGAAACCTACCATTTTGAAGGCGGTATTACCCAGTTCGTTTCCGATCTCAATAAGAAGATCCAGGTCGCTTCGCCGTATGAGTACAATGCAAAAATCGAAGATATCGAACTCGATATCGCGCTGATGTACAACGACAGCTTCGAAGAGAAGGTCTACAGCTTCGTCAACAATATCCGCACCCCCAACGGCGGGACGCATGAAGCCGGTTTCCGCGCAGCACTGACACGTGTCATCTCGACCTACAACAGCCAAAACGGGAATGCAAAAGAGAAAGACGTCAAACTCAGCGGTGAAGATACCGGCGAAGGGTTGATTGCCGTCGTCTCCGTCCGGGTGCCCGAACCGCAGTTCGAGGGTCAGACCAAGGGCAAACTGGGTAACACCTATGTCCGTCCGTTGGTCCAAAAAGCCTCATATGAGCAGCTCTCCAAGTATTTTGAAGAGAATCCTATCGAGGCCAAAGCGATCGTTCAAAAAGCGCTGATGGCGGCGAGAGGACGCGAAGCGGCGAAAAAAGCACGCGACCTTACCCGCCGCAAGGACTCCATGAGCGTCGGTACCCTGCCGGGGAAACTGGCCGACTGCCAGAGCAAAGACGCGACGATCAGCGAACTCTACCTCGTCGAGGGCGACTCCGCGGGCGGTTCCGCCAAGCAGGGGCGTGACCGTGTCTTTCAGGCGATCCTGCCGCTCAAAGGTAAGATCCTCAACGTTGAAAAAGCGCGCCTGGACAAGATCCTCAAATCCGACGAGATCACGAACATGATCACGGCGCTGGGCTGCGGGATCGGCGAAGAGTTTGACGAAGAGAAGCTGCGTTATCACAAGATCATCATCATGACCGATGCCGACGTCGACGGTTCGCACATTCAGACCCTGCTGCTGACCTTTTTCTTCCGCTATTTCCCGACGATCGTCGAGAACGGCTACCTCTACCTGGCGCAGCCGCCGCTCTACCGCTACAAGAAGGGTAAAAAAGAGATCTACTTCAAAAACGACCGTGTCATGAATGACTTCCTGATCGAGAACGGCGTCGAGTCGCTGGAGATCGAGGGAATCGGCCATAACGACCTTGTCTCCTATTTCAAGATGGTCGACCACTACAACAGCAGTCTCGAAGCGCTGGAGCGCCGCTACTCCCTTGTCAGCCTGATCCGCCACTTCATCGAGAACCCGGACATCATCGGGCTGGATTCGGAAAAAATGTACGCCGAGGTCGAACGTTTCCTCGCCGAACGCGGCAACAATATTCTCTCCAAACTCGTTTCCGAAGAGGAGATCCACCTCTTCGTCCAGACGGGAGAAGGGATGGAAGAGCTCCGCATTAACGATGAGCTTTTCAGCGCGCCGCACTTCAACGAGGCGCAGTTCGTTTATGACAAGATGAAAGAGTGGGGTATCGATATCGGCGGCGATCCGCTCGAGATCCTCGAAGAGATCAAGGAGTATGCACGCAAAGGCTCTTACATCCAGCGCTATAAAGGGCTTGGTGAAATGAACCCGGAACAGCTGTGGGAGACGACGATGACACCGGAAAACCGCGTGCTGCTTCGCGTGAATATCGAAGATGCCGAAGCGGCGAGCGATGCCTTCAACCTCTTTATGGGCGATGAAGTCGAGCCGCGCCGGAACTACATCGAGACCCACGCCAAGGACGTCAAACACCTTGACGTATAA
- a CDS encoding SixA phosphatase family protein, with protein sequence MRTLTLMRHAKSSWDDPALGDHERPLNARGKKAAKTMAERLHAEHYTPDLVLVSSARRTRQTAAALQKVYDGALAVQTEPLLYEASSETYAEVIRKVDDAVDELMIIGHNPTIEWIAETLGGKAVHMPTAAYIRFEIPCSWSAFQFERYKTLAYDYPKSDK encoded by the coding sequence ATGCGTACGTTGACACTGATGCGGCATGCGAAGTCCTCCTGGGACGACCCGGCCCTCGGTGATCACGAACGTCCCCTCAATGCCCGCGGCAAGAAAGCGGCCAAAACCATGGCGGAGCGCCTTCACGCCGAACACTATACCCCCGATCTCGTCCTTGTCTCTTCCGCCCGGCGTACCCGGCAGACGGCGGCGGCATTGCAAAAAGTTTATGACGGGGCGTTAGCCGTCCAAACGGAACCGTTATTGTACGAGGCTTCGTCCGAAACCTACGCCGAGGTGATCCGAAAGGTCGATGACGCCGTCGACGAACTGATGATCATCGGACACAACCCGACCATAGAGTGGATCGCCGAAACGTTGGGCGGAAAAGCCGTCCACATGCCGACCGCGGCCTATATCCGATTCGAGATCCCCTGCAGCTGGTCGGCATTTCAATTCGAACGCTATAAAACACTCGCCTACGATTACCCCAAATCCGACAAATAA
- the dnaA gene encoding chromosomal replication initiator protein DnaA, which produces MTIGDTILEMLKEEISEVEYNRYVKQMSFLSKASRSDLAVFEVPNPLLASWIKNHYASKIAHLFEIKTGSTREVNIRVKKAKGLAGKSGPSAAVTPAEGPKHSMLNPAYTFENFVAGSSNQFAYAAAKSVSERPGQVYNPLFIYGGVGLGKTHLMQAIGNVMLLQGKTVVYTSVEQFVNDFTRHLRNQTMDRFKEKYRQCDLLLIDDVQFLSNKIQTQEEFFHTFETLRSEGKQIVLTSDKPPKRIAGLEARLQSRFEWGLVADIQPPELETKIAIIKKKCEINRVILGDDVVNYIATVIDNNTREIEGILSKLHAYSQLMHQEITLDFAKNALREQLQEKSDNISIDGIMKTIAKELNVKPSEIRSKSRSRNIVAARRVAIYLARELTPMSMPQIAQYFGMKDHSTVSHTMKKIHQLLEEDENFKVKINELHNKITAMPPETV; this is translated from the coding sequence ATGACGATCGGCGATACGATTCTGGAGATGCTTAAAGAGGAGATCAGCGAGGTCGAATACAACCGCTACGTCAAACAGATGAGCTTTCTTTCCAAAGCGTCGCGCAGCGACCTCGCCGTTTTCGAAGTGCCCAACCCCCTCCTCGCGAGCTGGATCAAGAACCATTATGCCTCCAAGATCGCCCACCTCTTCGAGATCAAAACGGGGAGCACGCGAGAGGTCAATATCCGGGTCAAAAAGGCCAAGGGCCTCGCCGGGAAAAGCGGCCCTTCTGCCGCGGTCACCCCGGCAGAAGGGCCGAAGCACTCCATGCTCAACCCCGCCTACACCTTTGAAAACTTCGTCGCCGGCAGTTCCAACCAGTTCGCCTACGCCGCGGCCAAGAGCGTCAGCGAGCGGCCGGGACAGGTCTACAACCCCCTCTTTATCTACGGCGGGGTAGGTCTGGGCAAAACCCACCTGATGCAGGCCATCGGCAATGTCATGCTGCTGCAGGGCAAAACCGTCGTCTACACCTCCGTCGAGCAGTTCGTCAACGACTTTACCCGCCACCTGCGCAACCAGACGATGGACCGCTTTAAAGAGAAGTACCGCCAGTGCGACCTGCTGCTGATCGATGACGTCCAGTTCCTCAGCAACAAGATCCAGACCCAGGAGGAGTTTTTTCACACCTTCGAAACCCTGCGCAGCGAGGGCAAACAGATCGTCCTCACTTCCGACAAACCCCCCAAGCGGATCGCCGGCCTGGAAGCGCGGCTGCAGAGCCGCTTCGAATGGGGGCTTGTGGCCGACATCCAGCCGCCGGAGCTGGAGACGAAGATTGCGATCATCAAGAAAAAATGCGAGATCAACCGGGTTATTCTCGGCGACGACGTCGTCAACTATATTGCAACCGTCATCGACAACAACACCCGGGAGATCGAGGGGATCCTCTCCAAGCTGCACGCCTACTCCCAGCTGATGCACCAGGAGATCACCCTCGATTTCGCCAAAAACGCCCTGCGCGAGCAGCTCCAGGAGAAGAGCGACAACATCTCCATCGACGGGATCATGAAGACCATCGCCAAAGAGCTCAACGTCAAACCGAGCGAAATCCGCTCGAAAAGCCGCAGCCGCAACATCGTCGCCGCCCGGCGCGTCGCCATCTACCTCGCCCGCGAACTGACCCCGATGTCGATGCCGCAGATCGCCCAGTATTTCGGGATGAAAGACCACAGCACCGTCAGCCATACAATGAAAAAAATCCACCAGCTTCTCGAAGAGGATGAGAACTTCAAGGTCAAGATCAACGAGCTGCATAATAAAATCACCGCCATGCCGCCGGAGACTGTCTAA
- a CDS encoding CCA tRNA nucleotidyltransferase, whose protein sequence is MKPMPAVPDALAPLIDALAAQGVRPVFVGGYVRDALLEAPSKDIDIECFGAPSLEALIPLLTPFGSVNSVGKSFGVLKLSLGDYDLDLSLPRVETKTGPGHTGFAVTTFETFDFKTAAKRRDFTVNAIGYDPVEQKLLDPYGGERDLETQTLRCVNESTFVEDPLRLLRAVQFSARFRLIPDPHLIRLAHTMMAQGLLAELPKERIFEEFKKLLLKSDTPSVGLRTMHLLHITPFFPELAALETTDLWDVVLRALDTMASIRRRVESDPLAMMFAPLCIGMRDPNAFLTSLTDDKRLVLNVLDYVKYHGQPERLYAEAASDAEVMRLARDVRIDTIAAVAEACYRGRHPAAETSDAVAWLLHKAERLGVLNAPRAALLNGEALIAAGLSPSPRFKTILDAAYDAQLEGAFSDEEGAKAWLKDYLSDLG, encoded by the coding sequence ATGAAGCCGATGCCCGCCGTTCCCGATGCCCTCGCCCCACTCATTGACGCCCTCGCCGCGCAGGGGGTACGCCCCGTGTTTGTCGGCGGCTATGTGCGCGATGCGCTGCTGGAGGCTCCCAGCAAGGATATCGATATCGAGTGTTTCGGCGCCCCCTCCCTGGAGGCCCTTATCCCACTGCTGACCCCCTTCGGCAGCGTCAACAGCGTCGGCAAATCCTTCGGCGTTCTCAAACTGAGCCTGGGCGATTACGACCTCGACCTCTCCCTTCCCCGGGTCGAGACGAAAACCGGACCGGGCCATACGGGCTTTGCCGTCACGACGTTTGAGACGTTTGATTTTAAAACAGCGGCCAAACGGCGCGATTTTACCGTGAACGCCATCGGCTACGATCCGGTCGAACAGAAGCTCCTCGATCCCTACGGCGGAGAGAGAGACCTGGAGACCCAAACCCTGCGCTGCGTCAATGAAAGCACCTTCGTCGAAGACCCGCTTCGGCTGCTGCGCGCCGTACAGTTCTCCGCCCGTTTCCGTCTCATCCCGGACCCGCATCTCATACGTCTGGCGCACACGATGATGGCACAGGGGCTGCTTGCCGAACTGCCCAAAGAGCGCATTTTCGAAGAGTTCAAAAAGCTGCTGCTCAAATCCGACACCCCCTCCGTCGGACTGCGGACGATGCATCTTCTTCACATCACCCCGTTCTTTCCCGAACTTGCCGCCCTGGAGACGACCGATCTCTGGGACGTCGTGCTGCGGGCGCTCGATACGATGGCATCTATCCGCCGCCGCGTGGAAAGCGACCCCCTTGCCATGATGTTCGCCCCGCTCTGCATCGGCATGCGAGATCCAAACGCCTTTCTCACCTCACTCACCGATGACAAACGGCTTGTTTTGAACGTGCTTGATTATGTAAAGTACCACGGCCAACCCGAACGGCTCTACGCCGAAGCGGCGTCGGACGCGGAGGTAATGCGCCTGGCACGGGACGTCCGCATCGATACGATCGCCGCCGTTGCCGAAGCCTGCTACCGGGGACGCCACCCCGCCGCCGAGACGAGCGACGCCGTGGCCTGGCTGCTGCACAAGGCGGAGAGACTGGGCGTGCTGAATGCGCCCAGGGCCGCCCTGCTGAACGGGGAGGCGCTTATCGCCGCCGGGCTATCACCCTCCCCCCGTTTCAAAACGATCCTGGATGCGGCCTACGACGCCCAGCTCGAGGGCGCGTTCTCGGATGAGGAAGGTGCAAAGGCATGGCTGAAGGATTATTTGTCGGATTTGGGGTAA
- a CDS encoding EAL domain-containing protein, translated as MSLLYPEAKERENRFKLALRMGLPVFALAVITTASVMLRYFNTIPNTFIIVAFSMLGIMVYYLFYLIYQGFNERITDPISHAFTREYFSAQMQKELKKKDYTFFLLSVVNLDDINQQYGFTNGDKVLYSVANRIAAYLNEQKMYRVPIAHFKGGDFIIALEGKQEDFSSMMELLCVKFQHYSLEEIEIDILGSMTDTRHSRSIEKLVDWLYELQGENAKMLKTDGEEIDPDTVEHLVLEAVNARSFSYAYQAVFEGGKPLLFEQAFKLVTGEGKLVHQKRFMPVINRLGLLRRFDEIQTEAALAEVETLEPGQMIAVDVSPSSLRNPLFLEHIMMLLSNNDKLRYRLVFVISESNFYHQTSQFNTRLQAFRRAGIYIALDRLGGIHASLRYLQDLDVDFVRYESTLGKSITEPRVRALVEGLQQTVKTLGYRSWIRMIEDEAAYDAAKAVGVDMIQGNYLSPIDTIKE; from the coding sequence ATGAGTCTACTCTATCCCGAAGCCAAGGAGCGCGAAAACCGCTTTAAACTCGCCCTGCGAATGGGGCTCCCTGTTTTTGCGTTGGCAGTCATCACCACGGCATCGGTGATGCTGCGCTATTTCAATACGATCCCCAACACGTTTATCATTGTTGCCTTCAGTATGCTGGGCATTATGGTCTACTACCTCTTTTACCTGATCTACCAGGGATTCAACGAGCGGATCACGGACCCGATCAGCCATGCCTTTACCCGGGAGTACTTCAGCGCGCAGATGCAAAAGGAGCTGAAGAAAAAGGATTACACCTTCTTTCTGCTCAGCGTCGTCAACCTGGACGATATCAACCAGCAGTACGGGTTTACGAACGGGGACAAAGTGCTTTACAGTGTCGCCAACAGGATCGCCGCCTATCTGAACGAGCAGAAAATGTACCGCGTCCCGATCGCCCACTTCAAAGGGGGGGACTTTATCATCGCGCTCGAGGGAAAGCAGGAGGATTTCAGTTCGATGATGGAGCTGCTCTGCGTCAAGTTCCAGCACTACAGCCTCGAGGAGATCGAAATCGACATCCTGGGCTCCATGACGGATACCCGCCATTCGCGCTCCATCGAGAAGCTGGTCGACTGGCTTTATGAGCTGCAGGGCGAGAACGCGAAAATGCTCAAAACCGATGGGGAGGAGATCGACCCGGACACGGTGGAGCATCTGGTACTCGAAGCGGTCAATGCACGCTCTTTTTCCTATGCGTACCAGGCCGTGTTCGAGGGGGGAAAACCTCTGCTTTTCGAACAGGCCTTCAAGCTGGTCACGGGGGAGGGCAAACTCGTTCACCAGAAACGCTTTATGCCGGTGATCAACCGTCTGGGACTGCTGCGCCGTTTTGACGAAATACAGACCGAAGCGGCGCTGGCCGAAGTTGAAACACTCGAACCGGGGCAGATGATCGCCGTCGATGTCTCTCCCTCTTCGCTGCGCAACCCGCTTTTCCTGGAGCACATTATGATGCTGCTCTCCAATAACGACAAACTCCGATACCGCCTGGTATTCGTGATCAGCGAAAGCAACTTCTATCACCAGACGTCGCAGTTCAATACGAGGCTGCAGGCCTTCCGCCGGGCGGGGATCTACATTGCGCTGGACCGCCTGGGCGGGATTCACGCTTCGCTGCGTTATCTGCAGGATCTTGACGTGGACTTCGTCCGCTACGAGAGCACGCTGGGGAAAAGCATTACGGAACCGAGGGTCCGTGCGCTCGTCGAAGGGTTGCAGCAGACGGTGAAAACGCTGGGCTACCGCAGCTGGATCAGGATGATCGAAGACGAAGCCGCCTATGATGCCGCAAAGGCAGTCGGGGTCGACATGATCCAGGGGAACTATCTCAGTCCCATCGATACCATCAAGGAGTAA
- the pyk gene encoding pyruvate kinase, giving the protein MKKHTKILATVGPACEDVDTLERMIRAGVNVFRLNFSHGTHDYHEANLKRIYEAASRCGLIVGVLQDISGPKVRIGLIDGIVELSPGDRIEFTAEESDGVFIAPGRLRLSLNHPELLAKVEKGEAIYFADGSLRTTVVATGDSVVCEVQNSGQLSSRKGVNFPHTSLGLEVLTAKDREDIAWGVKNGVDFMAISFVQTAKDMEDVRAEVERHGGNTQLIAKIEKFDAVENIDAILEASDGLMVARGDLGIEVPFYKVPTLQKMLIRKANEKSKPVITATQMLLSMTQAERATRAEISDVANAVLDGTDCVMLSEESAVGAYPVKAVETMTETIRETEKIYPYHKFAQFECFDEMDVIDESAVLLSQKIDAEAIIALTASGQSAKKLARYRPENPILAVMHSDRVARLLTLVWGVVPAFLTRTTSVDKMLIEVVQSGLARQVLDRHAMYIVTAGDPIGVPGTTNAIRILRENEMEYFASAALKKRSKKMPEGTATLF; this is encoded by the coding sequence ATGAAAAAACATACCAAGATTCTGGCGACAGTAGGCCCCGCGTGCGAGGACGTCGACACCCTGGAACGGATGATCCGTGCGGGCGTGAACGTCTTCCGTCTCAACTTCAGCCACGGGACCCACGACTACCACGAAGCCAATCTCAAACGCATTTACGAAGCGGCGAGCCGCTGCGGCCTGATCGTCGGCGTGCTGCAGGATATCAGCGGACCGAAGGTGCGCATCGGCCTCATCGACGGCATCGTGGAGCTCTCCCCCGGCGACAGGATTGAGTTCACGGCCGAAGAAAGCGACGGGGTCTTTATCGCGCCGGGACGCCTGCGCCTCAGCCTCAACCACCCGGAACTGCTGGCCAAGGTTGAGAAGGGGGAGGCGATCTATTTTGCGGACGGCTCCCTGCGCACCACGGTCGTCGCGACGGGCGACAGCGTTGTCTGCGAAGTGCAGAACAGCGGCCAACTCAGCTCCCGCAAGGGGGTCAACTTCCCCCACACTTCCCTGGGACTGGAGGTCCTGACGGCAAAGGACCGCGAAGATATAGCCTGGGGGGTGAAGAACGGGGTCGATTTCATGGCGATCTCCTTCGTGCAGACGGCAAAGGACATGGAGGACGTTCGGGCCGAAGTGGAGCGCCATGGCGGGAATACCCAGCTGATCGCGAAGATCGAGAAGTTCGACGCCGTCGAAAACATCGACGCGATCCTCGAAGCCAGCGACGGGCTGATGGTGGCGCGGGGCGACCTGGGAATCGAGGTCCCTTTCTACAAGGTCCCGACGCTGCAGAAGATGCTTATCCGCAAAGCCAACGAAAAAAGTAAACCCGTCATTACCGCCACGCAGATGCTCCTCTCCATGACCCAGGCCGAACGGGCGACGCGGGCGGAGATCAGCGACGTCGCCAATGCCGTGCTCGACGGTACCGACTGCGTGATGCTCTCCGAGGAGAGTGCCGTGGGTGCCTACCCGGTCAAAGCGGTCGAAACGATGACGGAAACGATCCGCGAGACGGAGAAGATCTACCCGTACCACAAGTTCGCGCAGTTCGAATGTTTCGACGAGATGGACGTGATCGACGAATCGGCGGTCCTGCTGTCGCAGAAGATCGACGCCGAGGCCATTATCGCGCTGACGGCCTCGGGGCAATCGGCGAAAAAACTGGCCCGCTACCGCCCCGAGAACCCCATTTTGGCCGTGATGCACAGTGACCGCGTGGCGCGCCTTCTCACCCTGGTGTGGGGGGTCGTTCCGGCGTTTCTGACGCGGACGACGAGCGTGGACAAGATGCTCATCGAAGTGGTGCAGAGCGGTCTGGCGCGGCAGGTGCTTGACCGCCACGCCATGTACATCGTTACCGCGGGCGACCCCATCGGCGTGCCCGGTACGACGAACGCCATCCGCATTCTGCGCGAAAACGAGATGGAGTATTTCGCGTCGGCGGCGCTCAAAAAGCGCTCCAAGAAGATGCCAGAGGGTACCGCAACCCTCTTTTAA
- the queF gene encoding preQ(1) synthase has protein sequence MKYGEEIIANFDVEKDLEIWPNEHKRDYIIKMTLPEFSCLCPRSGYPDYATIYLEYTPDEWVVELKAIKLYINAFRDRHISHENSANEIYEVLERKLKPKWMKITADFNPRGNVHTVIEIDSSRITK, from the coding sequence ATGAAATATGGTGAAGAGATTATCGCAAACTTTGATGTGGAGAAGGATCTTGAGATCTGGCCAAACGAGCACAAACGCGACTATATTATCAAGATGACCCTGCCGGAGTTCAGCTGTCTCTGTCCGCGCAGCGGCTACCCGGACTACGCGACGATCTACCTGGAGTATACACCCGATGAGTGGGTGGTCGAACTCAAGGCGATCAAGCTCTACATCAACGCCTTCCGCGATCGTCACATCTCCCATGAAAACAGCGCGAACGAGATCTATGAAGTCCTCGAGCGCAAACTCAAGCCCAAATGGATGAAAATCACGGCGGACTTCAACCCCCGCGGGAATGTTCATACGGTCATCGAGATCGACAGCAGCCGAATAACAAAATAA
- the dnaN gene encoding DNA polymerase III subunit beta, with product MQFEIAKSVLENILIHTQPFLEKKDLSQITSHLYFEATASNTLTVKATDYEIGLVIEAGNINVIEPGMATANGKKLLDIVRILSDGNVNLNTKDGMLDITQGHSDFQLPMYNAQEFPAFASIENKPGVEIDSGLLINSLKKITPAADTNNPKFELNGALIDIKSDQINFVATDTRRLAIIAIPQTSGSELSLIIPKKAIIEIQKLFTSNIDIYYDATHLLIKSDQYTFFTKLINGKFPDYNRIIPASTRYNLTLPKSDIVNAIKQITTISNDMKLTLESGRILFESLSDENNKATTEINVDTGIDSSFVFAVNSRYILDFLGQIDQTHFTLGLNEPNMPFMLQEEAFKTIVMPIVI from the coding sequence ATGCAGTTCGAGATCGCCAAATCCGTGTTGGAAAATATCCTGATCCACACACAGCCGTTTCTGGAGAAAAAAGATCTCTCCCAGATCACATCCCACCTCTACTTCGAAGCGACTGCATCGAACACATTGACCGTCAAAGCCACCGACTATGAAATCGGCCTTGTGATCGAAGCCGGCAATATCAACGTTATCGAGCCCGGCATGGCAACAGCCAACGGCAAGAAACTCCTCGACATCGTCCGCATCCTCAGTGACGGCAACGTCAACCTCAATACGAAAGACGGTATGCTCGATATCACCCAGGGACACTCCGACTTCCAGCTCCCGATGTACAATGCCCAGGAGTTCCCGGCTTTTGCCTCCATTGAGAACAAACCCGGAGTCGAGATCGATTCCGGTCTGCTGATCAACTCCCTGAAAAAGATCACGCCTGCCGCCGATACGAACAATCCGAAGTTCGAACTCAATGGTGCGCTCATCGATATCAAATCCGACCAGATCAACTTTGTCGCTACCGATACCCGCCGTCTTGCCATCATCGCCATTCCGCAGACCAGCGGCAGCGAACTCTCCCTGATCATTCCCAAAAAAGCGATTATCGAGATCCAGAAACTCTTTACGAGCAATATCGACATCTACTACGATGCCACCCATCTGCTGATCAAATCCGACCAGTACACCTTCTTTACGAAGCTGATCAACGGAAAGTTCCCCGACTACAACCGCATTATCCCCGCATCGACACGCTACAACCTCACCCTGCCCAAAAGCGACATCGTCAATGCCATCAAACAGATCACGACAATCTCCAATGACATGAAACTAACCCTGGAGAGCGGCCGTATCCTCTTTGAAAGCCTCAGCGACGAGAACAACAAGGCTACGACAGAGATCAATGTCGACACCGGGATCGATTCCTCTTTCGTCTTTGCCGTCAACAGCCGTTATATACTCGACTTCCTCGGGCAGATCGATCAGACCCATTTTACCCTCGGACTCAACGAACCCAATATGCCTTTCATGCTGCAAGAAGAAGCGTTCAAAACAATCGTCATGCCGATTGTCATCTGA